One Prodigiosinella aquatilis DNA window includes the following coding sequences:
- a CDS encoding LysR family transcriptional regulator, with product MIDSDITLKKLEIFLAFMDTEHIGRAAEQLNLSSVSVHRALHTLEEGFRCPLFIHRGRSLIPLPSAHTLMDFARDIVGLTEKGIQETRQAAGFGQQRMKIGTMYSLTLETVPRLIMGLKVRRPEIEIDLTMGSNQDLLIQLENQQLDAILISVSDSQVDANHFETLPLFKDDIFLAAPADSPLIVDGPADLRDFRNQKFVALTEGFATYHGFSEAFQIAGFEPDIVTRVNDIFSMTSLVQAGVGYTLLPGRMKKVYENGVHLMPLCDDYPMRQTIALVFSRNRELDPNVLALAAEGRMYARAVGTV from the coding sequence ATGATCGACAGTGATATTACGCTCAAAAAGCTAGAAATTTTTCTGGCATTTATGGACACAGAACATATAGGCCGGGCCGCAGAACAGTTGAACCTGAGCAGTGTCAGCGTACATCGCGCATTACACACACTGGAGGAGGGTTTTCGTTGCCCGTTGTTTATTCATCGTGGCCGCAGTCTAATCCCTTTACCTTCCGCACACACACTTATGGATTTCGCCCGCGATATTGTCGGGCTGACAGAGAAAGGTATTCAAGAAACCCGGCAAGCAGCCGGTTTTGGTCAGCAACGCATGAAGATTGGCACCATGTATTCTCTGACATTGGAAACTGTCCCCCGCTTGATTATGGGGTTAAAAGTCCGTCGCCCGGAAATCGAAATTGATCTGACGATGGGATCCAACCAAGACCTGCTCATTCAGTTGGAAAATCAGCAGTTGGATGCCATTCTGATTTCGGTTTCCGATAGTCAGGTTGATGCCAACCATTTCGAAACACTCCCCCTGTTTAAGGATGATATTTTCTTGGCGGCACCAGCCGACTCACCACTGATCGTGGACGGCCCGGCTGACTTACGTGATTTTCGCAACCAGAAATTCGTTGCGCTGACAGAAGGTTTTGCCACCTACCACGGATTCAGCGAAGCCTTTCAGATCGCTGGTTTTGAGCCGGATATTGTTACCCGCGTCAACGATATTTTTTCAATGACCAGTCTGGTGCAGGCGGGTGTGGGTTATACCCTGTTACCCGGACGGATGAAGAAAGTCTATGAAAATGGCGTACATCTAATGCCACTGTGTGATGACTACCCAATGCGTCAAACCATTGCGCTGGTGTTTTCCCGCAATCGCGAGCTGGATCCTAATGTTTTGGCACTGGCGGCAGAAGGCAGAATGTACGCTCGTGCTGTTGGTACCGTTTGA
- a CDS encoding PLP-dependent aminotransferase family protein, giving the protein MRSLLTDLLLQGLESQQEGTLNKRLYDTIRLAILEGAITAGRRLPSSRDLAQQLSLSRNTVIAAYEQLLAEGYIETRTGSGTYVTEQLPDTAMPNLRDDTEPAPSPVVQEFSRRGLHLLGYAGASAKQWGAFMPGIPDITSFPHDLWRRLQTRLARRLKPEQLSYSPIGGCPELQRSLVDYLRIARSVECTPNQILITEGTHQAMDLLAKMLCNPGDLAWLEDPCYWGMRNVLTINGLRVAPIEVDEQGMVPPDKVSPQWVPRLICVTPSHQYPLGSVMSLARRQRLLALAQEHGSWVIEDDYDSEFRFSGSPIPALQGLKNRPPVIYIGTFSKTLYPGLRVSYMVLPPHLTQELKIAHAELYRGGHLLTQLTLSQFISEGHYAAHIRRMRLLYARRRTLLSELIVQHLGEDYLGYNSNAGLHLIMRLPDTVDDVVLSARILQRGVMVKPLSSYYLHPTHQRGLLLGYASVDEDEMVQAFGVIVTSLNELKTLPDVG; this is encoded by the coding sequence TTGCGCTCACTACTTACTGACTTGCTATTGCAGGGGCTGGAAAGCCAACAGGAAGGCACATTAAACAAACGTCTTTACGATACTATCCGGCTGGCCATTCTGGAAGGTGCCATTACAGCTGGGCGGCGCTTGCCCTCTTCGCGGGATCTGGCGCAGCAGCTTTCGTTGTCACGCAACACGGTGATCGCCGCCTATGAACAGTTGCTCGCCGAAGGGTACATAGAAACCCGTACTGGTAGCGGTACTTATGTAACAGAACAACTGCCGGATACGGCAATGCCGAACTTGCGTGACGATACTGAACCCGCACCCAGTCCAGTGGTACAAGAGTTTTCCCGCCGGGGCCTGCATTTGCTGGGTTATGCCGGAGCATCGGCAAAACAATGGGGTGCTTTTATGCCGGGCATTCCTGACATCACCAGCTTTCCACATGATCTGTGGCGACGGCTGCAAACTCGTCTCGCTCGTCGACTCAAGCCGGAACAGCTTTCCTATTCACCAATCGGCGGATGCCCGGAACTACAGCGCTCGCTGGTGGACTACCTGCGGATCGCACGCTCAGTAGAATGCACGCCAAATCAGATTCTGATTACTGAAGGGACGCACCAGGCAATGGATTTGCTGGCAAAAATGCTGTGCAATCCTGGCGATCTGGCCTGGCTTGAAGACCCATGCTATTGGGGGATGCGTAACGTACTGACTATCAATGGCCTACGGGTCGCCCCGATAGAAGTGGACGAGCAAGGTATGGTGCCGCCGGATAAGGTTTCCCCTCAATGGGTGCCACGCCTGATTTGCGTCACACCATCCCATCAGTACCCTCTGGGGTCAGTAATGAGCCTGGCGCGTCGTCAACGGTTGTTGGCGCTGGCCCAAGAGCACGGAAGCTGGGTGATTGAAGATGACTATGACAGTGAGTTCCGTTTCTCCGGCAGCCCAATTCCAGCGTTACAAGGGTTAAAAAACCGTCCACCGGTGATTTACATCGGTACTTTCAGCAAAACGCTGTATCCCGGTTTGCGAGTGAGTTATATGGTGCTGCCCCCTCATCTGACCCAGGAACTGAAAATTGCCCATGCCGAGCTGTACCGTGGTGGACATTTACTGACTCAGTTAACACTGAGCCAGTTTATCAGTGAAGGACATTACGCCGCACATATCCGCCGTATGCGTCTACTGTATGCCCGCCGTCGCACCCTACTAAGCGAATTGATCGTACAGCATCTGGGTGAAGACTATCTGGGGTACAACAGTAACGCCGGGTTGCACCTGATTATGCGGCTGCCCGATACAGTGGATGATGTGGTACTCAGCGCTCGCATTCTTCAACGCGGTGTGATGGTAAAACCGCTCTCCAGCTACTACCTGCACCCCACTCATCAACGAGGTCTATTACTGGGTTACGCCAGTGTGGATGAAGATGAAATGGTGCAAGCATTCGGCGTGATTGTCACCAGTCTGAATGAGCTGAAAACGTTACCTGATGTTGGATAA
- the mdcH gene encoding malonate decarboxylase subunit epsilon has translation MKILFTFPGQGAQVAGMLHQLPDNMASRQLLVQASDALSENVLALDSASALHYTRAVQLCLLIAGVAYATELDMSGVAPDIVSGLSIGAFPAAVISGALDFSDAVRLVALRGELMECAYPQGYGLTAISGLLQPQMERLLVEEYSVASPVYLANINAEDQMVIAGSDAAMQRVIQRARDAGAHKAQRLAVSVPSHCALLDEAAQQLSDALQKVKVQRPRVAYLSGSNGRVYWQSEQISRDLALNMARTVHWHDAMIAASERGVQLAIEMPPGSVLTGLTRRALVQGEAISRCQLGVKAVTEIVGRYRRYAR, from the coding sequence ATGAAAATTCTGTTTACGTTTCCCGGGCAGGGGGCGCAAGTCGCGGGTATGTTGCATCAGTTACCGGATAATATGGCCTCGCGGCAACTGCTCGTGCAGGCCAGTGATGCGCTGAGTGAGAATGTGCTGGCGCTGGATAGCGCTTCTGCGCTGCATTACACCCGCGCAGTTCAACTCTGCCTGCTGATTGCTGGTGTGGCTTATGCCACCGAATTGGACATGTCGGGCGTCGCGCCGGATATCGTCAGTGGCTTGTCTATTGGCGCTTTCCCCGCCGCGGTGATTTCTGGCGCGCTGGATTTCAGTGATGCGGTACGCCTGGTGGCGTTGCGTGGGGAATTGATGGAATGTGCCTATCCGCAAGGTTATGGTTTGACCGCAATAAGCGGTTTACTACAACCGCAGATGGAACGACTGCTGGTAGAAGAGTATAGCGTGGCATCACCAGTCTATCTGGCGAACATTAATGCTGAAGATCAGATGGTGATTGCCGGCAGTGATGCCGCTATGCAACGAGTGATACAACGGGCTCGTGACGCTGGCGCCCATAAAGCTCAGCGGTTGGCAGTCAGTGTACCTTCGCATTGTGCTTTACTGGATGAGGCGGCACAACAACTGTCCGATGCCTTACAGAAAGTCAAGGTGCAGCGTCCGCGAGTCGCTTACCTGAGTGGCAGTAATGGGCGAGTGTACTGGCAATCAGAGCAGATTTCACGGGATTTGGCATTGAATATGGCGCGTACTGTGCATTGGCATGACGCGATGATTGCGGCCAGCGAACGGGGTGTGCAACTGGCTATCGAAATGCCGCCTGGCTCGGTGCTTACCGGATTAACCCGACGAGCATTGGTGCAGGGTGAAGCTATTTCTCGTTGTCAATTGGGGGTGAAGGCAGTAACGGAAATTGTGGGCCGCTATCGCCGGTATGCCCGGTAA
- a CDS encoding 4-aminobutyrate--2-oxoglutarate transaminase encodes MNNSELNQRRLAATPRGVGVMCDFFAAKAENATLWDVEGHEYIDFSAGIAVLNTGHRHPKILATVREQLECFTHTAYQVVPYGSYITLAERINAIAPIHGPAKTTFFTTGAEAVENAVKIARAYTKRPGVIAFNAAFHGRTLLTMTLTGKVAPYSTGFGPFPGSIFHAVYPSEHNGVTVEQSLENIDRLLHTDIAADQVAAILLEPVQGEGGFNVAPPEFISALRKLCDEHGMLLIADEVQSGFARTGKVFAMEYYEEKADLITMAKSLGGGFPISGVVGRAEVMDAPGPGGLGGTYAGNPLAVASALAVLDVIEDEKLCQRAQQLGATLVETLRSLKAKCPAIVDIRARGSMVAVEFNDPQTGKPSAEITKTFQKEALNQGLLLLTCGVHGNVIRFLYPLTIPDAQFSKALDILTRVLTQ; translated from the coding sequence ATGAATAATAGCGAATTAAATCAACGCCGTTTGGCCGCCACGCCGCGTGGTGTAGGGGTAATGTGTGATTTCTTTGCTGCCAAGGCGGAGAATGCCACACTGTGGGATGTGGAAGGCCATGAATATATTGATTTTTCTGCTGGGATCGCGGTGCTGAACACCGGCCATCGCCATCCGAAAATTCTGGCGACGGTACGTGAACAGCTGGAGTGTTTTACTCATACGGCCTATCAGGTTGTGCCTTATGGTAGCTATATCACGCTGGCCGAACGTATCAATGCGATAGCGCCTATCCACGGGCCGGCAAAAACCACTTTCTTCACAACTGGTGCGGAAGCTGTTGAAAATGCAGTTAAAATTGCTCGTGCTTATACTAAACGCCCAGGTGTGATTGCCTTTAACGCTGCCTTCCATGGCCGTACATTGCTGACCATGACATTGACTGGCAAAGTGGCACCTTATTCCACCGGTTTTGGCCCATTCCCAGGGTCCATTTTCCACGCGGTATATCCTAGCGAGCATAATGGCGTCACGGTAGAACAGTCGCTGGAAAATATCGATCGTTTGCTGCATACCGATATTGCTGCTGATCAGGTGGCGGCTATTCTGCTGGAACCGGTACAGGGTGAGGGCGGTTTCAATGTGGCGCCACCGGAATTCATCAGCGCACTGCGTAAACTGTGTGATGAACACGGCATGCTGTTGATTGCTGATGAAGTACAAAGCGGTTTTGCCCGTACTGGCAAAGTGTTTGCGATGGAGTATTACGAAGAAAAAGCGGATCTGATCACCATGGCGAAAAGTCTGGGGGGCGGTTTCCCGATTTCTGGCGTGGTTGGTCGCGCTGAAGTGATGGATGCCCCAGGACCGGGCGGACTGGGTGGCACCTATGCCGGTAACCCTCTGGCGGTGGCGTCAGCTCTGGCGGTACTGGATGTGATTGAAGACGAAAAACTGTGCCAGCGTGCGCAGCAACTGGGAGCCACACTGGTAGAGACGCTGAGAAGTCTGAAAGCGAAGTGCCCGGCGATCGTCGATATTCGTGCCCGTGGCTCAATGGTGGCGGTAGAATTCAATGATCCGCAAACGGGTAAACCTAGTGCGGAGATTACCAAGACATTCCAAAAAGAGGCGTTGAATCAGGGGCTACTGCTGCTGACATGTGGTGTGCATGGCAACGTGATCCGTTTCCTGTACCCGCTGACCATTCCTGATGCTCAGTTCAGTAAAGCATTGGACATCCTGACCCGCGTCCTGACTCAGTAA
- a CDS encoding malonate decarboxylase holo-ACP synthase: MIRPHDLIWVADLAALGTEQELPEWVSQQWHIGLPLVVRRDKHHAGRIPAGIRGTQRSQRAAVWVDAAAVHRITTPESLVTDAFVLLRSPFISLPPVQALMSLLRLLRNWHWGVTGSCGYALATGLPVMHDNSDLDIVVRCPQPVERTTLIELTRCLQLIPCRMDVQIETPQGGFALLEWLRSDRVLIKTNAGPRLSVSPWDTDEMTL; the protein is encoded by the coding sequence ATGATTCGTCCGCATGATTTGATCTGGGTTGCCGATCTTGCTGCATTGGGCACCGAACAGGAGCTGCCTGAATGGGTAAGTCAGCAATGGCATATCGGTCTACCACTGGTCGTCCGTCGGGACAAACACCATGCCGGACGAATTCCTGCGGGCATTCGTGGGACGCAACGTAGTCAGCGGGCTGCCGTCTGGGTAGACGCTGCGGCTGTGCATCGAATCACAACCCCCGAGTCACTGGTGACCGACGCCTTTGTTTTATTGCGTTCACCATTTATCTCCCTGCCGCCAGTACAGGCGCTGATGAGTTTGTTGCGCCTGTTGAGAAACTGGCATTGGGGCGTGACCGGCAGTTGTGGCTATGCGCTGGCAACCGGGCTTCCGGTGATGCATGACAACAGTGATCTGGATATCGTGGTGCGTTGTCCGCAGCCGGTTGAACGCACAACGTTGATTGAGCTGACGAGGTGCCTGCAATTAATACCATGCCGCATGGATGTCCAGATTGAAACACCACAAGGCGGCTTTGCCTTGCTGGAGTGGTTGCGTAGTGATCGGGTACTGATAAAAACCAATGCTGGCCCACGGCTATCTGTTTCTCCGTGGGACACTGATGAGATGACACTATGA
- a CDS encoding ABC transporter ATP-binding protein: protein MKTYVSFKNIQKTYDGDRLVVKNLNLDIQEGEFLTMLGPSGSGKTTSLMMLAGFETPTQGEILLRDTPLHNLPPHQRGIGMVFQNYALFPHMTVAENLAFPLSIRRMNRSDIKEKVDRVLDRVKLTNLADRYPAQMSGGQQQRVALARALVFEPRLVLMDEPLGALDKQLREHMQLEIKALHQALELTVVYVTHDQSEAMTMSDRVAVFNDGIIQQMDYPNDIYERPQNTFVAQFIGENNTLIGTQTGTDGDYYHVSLDDGTTLKALKVRPSSPGKKITLCIRPERVKVNDEHLPTGAQQISARIQQFIYLGDHVRVITEVAGQPQFMIKMPASEVNPAWKIGSEVKLSWMPENLRALDAVTTH, encoded by the coding sequence ATGAAAACCTATGTCAGCTTCAAGAATATTCAGAAAACCTACGATGGCGATCGATTAGTAGTAAAGAATCTTAATCTGGATATTCAGGAAGGCGAATTTCTGACCATGCTGGGGCCATCCGGTTCTGGCAAAACCACCAGTCTGATGATGCTGGCCGGGTTTGAAACTCCGACGCAAGGGGAAATCCTGTTGCGCGATACACCATTGCATAACCTGCCGCCGCATCAACGCGGTATTGGGATGGTCTTCCAAAACTATGCGCTTTTCCCGCATATGACTGTGGCAGAGAATCTGGCATTCCCCCTGTCTATTCGCCGCATGAACCGCAGCGATATCAAAGAGAAAGTGGATCGGGTATTGGACCGGGTGAAATTGACAAACCTGGCGGATCGCTATCCGGCACAGATGTCCGGTGGCCAACAACAGCGTGTAGCGCTAGCCAGAGCCCTGGTATTTGAACCCCGTCTGGTATTAATGGATGAACCGCTGGGTGCATTGGATAAGCAGTTACGCGAACACATGCAGTTGGAAATCAAGGCACTGCATCAGGCACTGGAACTGACAGTGGTCTATGTCACTCACGATCAAAGTGAAGCGATGACTATGTCTGATCGAGTGGCGGTATTTAACGATGGCATCATCCAGCAAATGGATTACCCCAACGATATTTATGAACGGCCACAGAACACATTTGTTGCCCAGTTTATTGGTGAAAACAACACACTGATCGGTACACAGACCGGTACCGATGGCGACTATTACCATGTGAGTCTGGATGACGGTACCACGCTGAAGGCACTGAAAGTCCGGCCAAGTTCACCGGGTAAAAAGATCACGTTGTGCATCCGGCCGGAGCGGGTGAAAGTTAATGACGAACATTTGCCCACCGGCGCACAGCAGATAAGTGCCCGTATTCAGCAGTTTATCTATTTAGGCGACCACGTCCGCGTAATAACCGAAGTCGCCGGACAGCCACAATTTATGATAAAAATGCCTGCTAGCGAGGTAAACCCGGCCTGGAAAATCGGTTCGGAAGTAAAACTGTCCTGGATGCCGGAAAACTTGCGAGCGTTGGATGCCGTCACGACGCACTAA
- a CDS encoding extracellular solute-binding protein — protein MLKKFAVSALFIAMAAQAHAETLTVISFGGTNKDAQENAFYKPFMAANKDTIEAGEYNGEMARIRAMVETKQVGWDVVEVEGPELMRGCNEGLFEPLDWKKLGDSSQFVNGAVTECGAGIFVWSTVLTYNANKLKQAPKSWADFWDVKKFPGKRALRKSAKFTLEIALLADGVKREDLYKVLATPAGVDRAFKKLDQIKSNIQWWESGAQPLQWLVSGDVVMASAYNGRVAVAQKEKPGIHIVWKDGIYDLDSWAIVKGSKHKALAEKFIAFANQPENQKVFAENIAYGPTNMKATSLLPPAVVADLPTAPENLSQELQVNNEFWVDHGEELEQRFNAWAAR, from the coding sequence ATGTTAAAAAAATTTGCCGTATCTGCACTTTTCATTGCCATGGCCGCTCAGGCACATGCGGAAACGTTAACCGTCATCTCTTTTGGCGGCACTAACAAAGATGCGCAGGAAAACGCGTTCTACAAACCTTTTATGGCCGCGAATAAAGACACTATTGAAGCCGGGGAATACAACGGTGAAATGGCACGTATTCGTGCCATGGTGGAAACCAAGCAGGTTGGCTGGGATGTGGTAGAAGTCGAAGGGCCGGAGCTGATGCGCGGTTGCAACGAAGGACTGTTCGAACCACTGGATTGGAAAAAACTGGGCGACTCGTCTCAGTTCGTCAATGGCGCGGTTACTGAATGTGGCGCTGGCATCTTTGTGTGGTCAACGGTACTGACTTACAACGCGAACAAACTGAAACAGGCGCCTAAAAGCTGGGCTGATTTCTGGGATGTGAAAAAATTCCCCGGCAAACGTGCACTGCGTAAAAGCGCCAAATTCACACTGGAAATTGCGTTGTTGGCAGATGGCGTGAAACGCGAGGATCTGTACAAGGTATTAGCAACGCCAGCAGGTGTTGACCGTGCCTTTAAAAAGCTTGATCAGATTAAATCCAATATCCAGTGGTGGGAATCTGGTGCACAGCCACTGCAATGGCTGGTTTCCGGTGATGTGGTGATGGCTTCCGCCTATAACGGCCGTGTTGCCGTGGCGCAGAAAGAAAAACCCGGTATTCATATCGTATGGAAGGACGGCATCTACGATCTGGATAGCTGGGCTATTGTGAAGGGGTCTAAACATAAAGCGCTGGCGGAGAAATTTATCGCTTTCGCTAATCAGCCAGAAAATCAGAAAGTATTCGCTGAAAATATTGCCTATGGTCCAACCAATATGAAGGCGACCAGCCTGCTACCGCCTGCCGTTGTTGCCGATCTACCTACGGCTCCGGAAAACCTGTCGCAAGAGTTGCAAGTTAACAACGAGTTCTGGGTTGATCACGGTGAGGAACTGGAACAACGCTTTAATGCCTGGGCTGCTCGTTAA
- a CDS encoding AEC family transporter produces MTYVIIHALAPIFLIMLLGFYAGKAKMVDNQNVSLLNIFVMDFALPAALFSATVQTPWRGIVDKSPLIVVLVLAMWITYAAIYFFCTRVLHKSPQDSAVLTLTVALPNYAALGLPILGSVLGGSTTTSLSVAVSIACGSVLMTPFCLLILEREKALAAGQAQGSTLAMLPVLMWRSVKKPIVWGPLLGVVLSAVGIHMPEIVLTSIKPLGLSATASALFLTGVILSARKLKVNSAVVIASITKLLVQPLLAWGLVLGLGLHGEVAITAILMIALSAGFFGIVFGNRFGVQSPDAEATLLISSMLCIITLPLFITLTAGL; encoded by the coding sequence ATGACCTACGTGATTATTCATGCCTTGGCCCCGATTTTTCTTATCATGTTGCTGGGTTTCTACGCAGGAAAGGCCAAAATGGTGGATAACCAGAATGTGTCTTTACTGAATATTTTTGTTATGGATTTTGCCCTGCCGGCCGCGCTGTTCAGCGCAACAGTACAGACGCCCTGGCGCGGCATTGTCGACAAATCGCCACTGATTGTGGTGTTGGTTCTGGCGATGTGGATTACCTATGCGGCGATCTATTTTTTCTGTACGCGTGTGTTACACAAATCACCACAGGATTCGGCGGTACTCACGTTGACAGTGGCGCTGCCCAACTATGCGGCCCTCGGCCTGCCAATCCTCGGTAGCGTACTGGGGGGATCCACTACCACGTCGCTGTCGGTGGCGGTATCCATTGCCTGCGGATCGGTACTGATGACGCCGTTCTGTCTGTTGATTCTGGAACGGGAGAAGGCGTTAGCCGCAGGTCAGGCGCAGGGTTCCACTCTCGCGATGCTACCGGTACTGATGTGGCGTTCGGTGAAAAAACCGATTGTCTGGGGACCGTTGCTGGGGGTGGTACTCTCAGCCGTAGGGATCCATATGCCGGAAATCGTACTGACATCGATTAAACCACTAGGTCTGTCGGCAACCGCGTCGGCACTGTTCCTGACCGGTGTCATTTTGTCCGCTCGTAAGCTGAAGGTGAATAGTGCGGTAGTGATTGCCAGTATCACCAAACTGCTGGTGCAGCCACTACTGGCATGGGGACTCGTATTGGGACTGGGACTACATGGCGAAGTGGCGATTACTGCGATCCTGATGATTGCTCTGTCTGCCGGTTTCTTTGGCATCGTCTTTGGCAACCGTTTCGGCGTACAGTCGCCGGATGCCGAGGCTACACTGCTGATTAGCTCGATGCTGTGTATCATCACATTGCCGTTGTTTATCACCTTGACTGCCGGATTGTAA
- a CDS encoding GlsB/YeaQ/YmgE family stress response membrane protein has translation MGIISWIIFGLIAGILAKWVIPGQDGGGFVMTVLLGIIGAVVGGYISTFFGFGRVNGFNIGSFAVAVIGAVVVLLIYRNIRS, from the coding sequence ATGGGCATTATTTCATGGATTATCTTTGGTTTGATCGCCGGCATTCTTGCTAAATGGGTTATACCTGGACAGGATGGCGGCGGCTTTGTTATGACCGTTCTGTTGGGAATCATCGGTGCTGTGGTGGGGGGGTATATCAGTACGTTCTTTGGTTTTGGCCGGGTCAATGGTTTCAATATCGGTAGTTTTGCTGTAGCGGTTATTGGCGCGGTGGTCGTATTATTGATTTACCGTAATATTCGCAGCTAG
- a CDS encoding NAD-dependent succinate-semialdehyde dehydrogenase produces MQLKQKILFRQQCLIGGEWLDSQSGEDLVVNNPATGETLGTVPLVTADQTRQAIDAAEQALTTWRLRTGKERAALLQAWARLIRENQDDLAALLTAEQGKPLPEALGEIGYATSFIDWFAEEAKRVEGSVLQSPQATQRLLVIKQAIGVCAAITPWNFPAAMITRKVAPALAAGCTMIVKPAEQTPFTALALAELAQQAGIPAGVLQVVTGDAPSVGKILCDSPVVRKLSFTGSTEVGRILMAQSAPTVKKLSLELGGNAPFIVFDDADLELAVKGILASKFRNSGQTCVCANRIYVQRGIYPALAARLVEEVKKLKVGEGTQPGVTQGPLIDDDAVSKVQQHIDDALSQGATLLVGGEPHALGGTFFSPTVIGDVTRTMRFAREETFGPVAPLFPFSEEAEVVAMANDTEFGLAAYVYTRDAIRQWRVPEALDYGMVGINTGLISNEVAPFGGVKQSGLGREGSRFGIEDYLEMKYLCVDLTPSV; encoded by the coding sequence ATGCAACTGAAACAAAAGATTTTATTCCGCCAGCAGTGCCTGATTGGCGGTGAGTGGCTGGATAGTCAGAGCGGTGAAGATCTGGTCGTGAACAATCCGGCGACGGGTGAAACGTTGGGAACCGTACCGCTGGTGACTGCCGATCAAACCCGTCAGGCGATTGACGCGGCGGAGCAGGCGCTGACTACGTGGCGTTTGCGTACTGGAAAAGAACGTGCGGCGCTATTACAGGCATGGGCACGGCTGATTCGTGAAAATCAGGATGATTTAGCCGCATTACTTACTGCTGAACAGGGAAAACCGCTGCCTGAAGCGTTGGGGGAAATCGGTTATGCCACGTCGTTTATCGACTGGTTTGCCGAAGAAGCCAAACGAGTTGAAGGCAGTGTGTTGCAGTCACCGCAGGCTACCCAACGTCTGTTGGTAATTAAACAGGCGATCGGGGTGTGTGCGGCGATTACGCCGTGGAACTTCCCGGCCGCAATGATTACCCGCAAGGTCGCGCCGGCACTGGCGGCAGGCTGTACCATGATTGTTAAACCGGCAGAGCAGACACCGTTTACAGCGCTGGCGTTAGCGGAATTGGCACAACAGGCTGGCATTCCTGCCGGAGTATTGCAGGTGGTGACCGGTGACGCGCCTTCGGTAGGGAAAATCTTGTGCGATAGCCCGGTGGTTCGCAAGTTGAGTTTCACCGGCTCAACCGAGGTCGGGCGTATTCTGATGGCGCAAAGCGCACCAACAGTGAAAAAATTATCACTGGAACTGGGCGGCAATGCACCGTTTATCGTGTTCGACGATGCGGATCTGGAACTGGCGGTGAAAGGTATTTTGGCGTCCAAGTTCCGTAACAGCGGTCAAACGTGTGTTTGTGCCAACCGGATTTATGTCCAGCGCGGTATTTATCCGGCACTGGCGGCACGGCTGGTAGAGGAAGTGAAAAAGCTTAAGGTGGGAGAAGGTACTCAGCCCGGTGTTACACAAGGCCCGTTGATTGATGACGATGCGGTCAGCAAGGTGCAGCAACACATTGATGACGCACTGTCTCAAGGGGCAACCTTGTTGGTGGGAGGCGAACCTCATGCGCTGGGCGGGACGTTCTTCTCTCCAACGGTGATTGGCGATGTAACGCGCACTATGCGTTTTGCCCGCGAAGAAACCTTTGGGCCGGTCGCGCCACTGTTTCCGTTCAGTGAAGAGGCTGAAGTTGTCGCCATGGCCAATGATACGGAGTTCGGTCTGGCCGCCTATGTTTATACCCGGGATGCCATTCGTCAATGGCGAGTACCCGAAGCGCTTGATTACGGCATGGTGGGTATCAACACTGGCCTGATTTCGAACGAAGTGGCTCCATTTGGCGGTGTGAAACAGTCAGGTTTGGGCCGTGAAGGTTCACGGTTCGGTATTGAGGATTATCTGGAGATGAAATATCTCTGTGTAGACCTCACTCCTTCAGTTTGA